The Glycine soja cultivar W05 chromosome 6, ASM419377v2, whole genome shotgun sequence genome has a window encoding:
- the LOC114416570 gene encoding vesicle transport v-SNARE 13-like isoform X2, whose translation MEIQKMDLEARSLQPSVKAALLAKLREYKTDLSNLKSEVKRVTSASVNLTARDDLLESGRADTLAASNDQKGRLLMSTERLNQSSDRIKESRKTMLETEDLGEFILRDLHQQRESLLHAHKTIHGVDDNISKSKKILSAMSRRMSRNKWIVSSLMTALVLAILIILYFKLTH comes from the exons ATGGAG ATTCAAAAAATGGACCTTGAGGCTAGGAGTTTGCAGCCAAGCGTGAAGGCAGCTCTTCTTGCCAAGTTAAGGGAATATAAAACTGATTTGAGCAATTTGAAAAGTGAAGTTAAAAGAGTCACGTCAGCTAGCGTCAATCTCACTGCTCGAGATGACTTGTTGGAGTCAGGAAGGGCTGATACACTGGCG GCATCAAATGATCAAAAAGGAAGACTTCTGATGTCTACTGAAAGACTTAATCAGTCCTCTGACAGAATAAAGGAGAGCAGAAAAACAATGCTGGAGACAGAGGATCTTGGTGAATTTATCCTCAGAGATTTGCATCAACAACGTGAATCCCTACTCCACGCCCATAAGACg ATCCATGGAGTGGATGATAACATTAGCAAGAGCAAGAAGATTTTGTCGGCTATGTCAAGAAGGATGAGCAGGAACAAATGGATTGTTAGCTCCTTAATGACAGCTCTGGTCCTTGcaatattaatcattttatatttcaagCTGACTCATTAG
- the LOC114416570 gene encoding vesicle transport v-SNARE 13-like isoform X1 — protein sequence MSEVFEGYERQYCEQSANLSRQCTAASALDGEQKKQKLSDIKAGLDDADTLIQKMDLEARSLQPSVKAALLAKLREYKTDLSNLKSEVKRVTSASVNLTARDDLLESGRADTLAASNDQKGRLLMSTERLNQSSDRIKESRKTMLETEDLGEFILRDLHQQRESLLHAHKTIHGVDDNISKSKKILSAMSRRMSRNKWIVSSLMTALVLAILIILYFKLTH from the exons ATGAGTGAGGTGTTTGAAGGGTACGAGCGTCAATACTGTGAGCAATCGGCGAATCTTTCGCGGCAATGCACTGCGGCTTCTGCTCTTGATGGAG AACAAAAGAAGCAAAAACTTTCTGATATAAAAGCTGGATTAGATGATGCTGACACATTG ATTCAAAAAATGGACCTTGAGGCTAGGAGTTTGCAGCCAAGCGTGAAGGCAGCTCTTCTTGCCAAGTTAAGGGAATATAAAACTGATTTGAGCAATTTGAAAAGTGAAGTTAAAAGAGTCACGTCAGCTAGCGTCAATCTCACTGCTCGAGATGACTTGTTGGAGTCAGGAAGGGCTGATACACTGGCG GCATCAAATGATCAAAAAGGAAGACTTCTGATGTCTACTGAAAGACTTAATCAGTCCTCTGACAGAATAAAGGAGAGCAGAAAAACAATGCTGGAGACAGAGGATCTTGGTGAATTTATCCTCAGAGATTTGCATCAACAACGTGAATCCCTACTCCACGCCCATAAGACg ATCCATGGAGTGGATGATAACATTAGCAAGAGCAAGAAGATTTTGTCGGCTATGTCAAGAAGGATGAGCAGGAACAAATGGATTGTTAGCTCCTTAATGACAGCTCTGGTCCTTGcaatattaatcattttatatttcaagCTGACTCATTAG